From the genome of Clarias gariepinus isolate MV-2021 ecotype Netherlands chromosome 28, CGAR_prim_01v2, whole genome shotgun sequence, one region includes:
- the crabp2b gene encoding cellular retinoic acid-binding protein 2b: MNMSESVVNFSGSWRMRSSENFEELLKALGVNVFLRKIAVAAASRPSVQIEQQGETLSIQTSTSVRTTHVIFTVGQMFNETTVDGRPCTSFPKWDSDRKITCEQTLLKGEGPRTSWTRELTDNGELILTMSAGDVVCTRVYERE; the protein is encoded by the exons ATGAACATGAGCGAGTCGGTGGTGAATTTTTCCGGCAGCTGGAGGATGAGAAGCTCAGAGAACTTTGAGGAGCTGCTAAAAGCGCTGG GCGTAAATGTCTTCTTGAGGAAAATCGCAGTAGCCGCAGCGTCCAGGCCCTCGGTTCAGATCGAGCAGCAAGGAGAGACTCTGTCGATACAGACATCCACCAGCGTCCGCACTACTCACGTGATCTTCACCGTGGGCCAGATGTTCAACGAGACCACTGTAGATGGACGACCATGCACA AGTTTTCCGAAATGGGACTCTGACAGAAAGATCACCTGTGAGCAGACGCTGCTGAAAGGCGAGGGACCTCGGACATCCTGGACTCGTGAGCTGACCGATAACGGGGAGCTCATTTTA ACTATGAGTGCTGGAGACGTTGTCTGTACCCGTGTCTACGAGCGAGAGTGA